In the genome of Harmonia axyridis chromosome 4, icHarAxyr1.1, whole genome shotgun sequence, the window GCGAGCTCGTTCAACAGATATAATGtaaatcaatttttcgaaaaacttggCGACTTGATTACAAAATATAATCTTACTCCTTCACGTATATGGAATTTGGACGAGACTGGTGTCACAACTGtgttaaaaccgaaaaaaattttggctGAAAAAGGAACAAAGCAAGTAGGAGCAATTGTTTCATCTGAACGTGGAACTTTAGTCACTGTTGAGCTAGCGGTGAGTGCTCTGGGAAACTCGATTCCGCCGATGTTTGTTTTCCCGCGTTTGAAATTTAAGGACCTGTTTATCCGAGGTGGTCCTCCTGAGTGTATTGGGGCTGGTAATCAATCCGGTTGGATGACAAACAAAGAGTTCTTAGTGTTTATGGATCATTTCATAAAGCATACTAAGCCTAGTCCTGATGAACCAGTGTTATTACTACTAGACAATCATTCATCTCATATTGATATTGATGTGATCGAAAAGGCCAAGAAAAACtctgttatattattatcattcccACCACACTGCACCCACCGTCTGCAACCCCTGGATGTTGGTGTCAACGGCCCATTCAAAGCATACTGTTCTAAAGCTCAAAACAACTGGCTGAGAACTAATCCCGGGAAAACTATGAGCATTTATGAAATACCAGGTATTGTAAAATACGCTTTGCCGCTTGCAGCAACTCCTATCAATATAAGCAACGCATTTAAAAAGGCTGGCATTTGGCCCTATGACCCAAATATCTTCACAGACAAAGATTATGCGCCGTCTTCTGTCACTGACCGCCCGATGCCAGAAAATCGACCCTCACAAGATACAGACCACTTTCCTGTCCCTCTAAACAATCAAGAAAGGACTGCTGAATATCTTAATGACTCAAATAATGTCGGCTGCAATATAGAGATTGAGACTACTCCATCAATTCTACAGCAAAGCGACTGCAGCGTTGAACCATCAGGTAATCCAGAACATGTGGGACGTCAATGCTCTCAGGAGACTACCCCTTGTTGCAGCTTCCAACTTCCTCAATCATCAGCTGATAACAACGCGGGAgatgaaaatacaataattttctcaCCAGACCTCATAAGACCACTGCCTAAAGCACCTCCTCGATTAGTTGGACGCAATAAAGGACGTAAAAGAAAGACAGCTGTTCTTACGGACACTCCAGAGAAGGATGCTTTGGCCGAAGAACATGctaataaaaagaagaaaaaagagatTGAAACTACAAAGAAGGGTAAAGGAAAATGCACGGGACAAGGTAAACAAGCAAAAAGAACGACTAAGAACCCCGCTAAGAGAAGAGTCTTGCAAGATGATGACACTTCTGATGAGGAACAAGATTGGTATTGCATCATATGTTGTGACGCATATTCTAATTCTGCCCCTAGAGAAAAATGGATTCAATGCATAGAATGCAAGAATTGGGCCCATTCACAATGTATTGACGATGAAGAAAGCCCAGCATTTGTATGTCCAAATTGCTATTCTGATCAGTCATCTATAGAGTAACTGGTTTTGTTTTCTCTAAAAGACCAAATAtaagttttttaatttacaattcggaagaaatcttctttattttttttaatgtagtcCTGAGAGActgatatattcaataattgatcTCATTTGTTCAAAAATAAGTTCAAATTGTTGACTGAAATGTGTTTTTATATTTGCAATAGCTAAATAAGTAAAgatattatgtttttctttattattatgcTTATTGTTATATATAACTGAATTTTAAGTTATGTTGATTAGTTAAAAGtataagcaataaatatattgttgaaaaaaattgtgtttttaaatcctaaattaattttcattcacgTAAAACACCTTTAATTATCAACGGCACAACCGACCTCAGCTACGGCACAACTCGCCCCAAAGTGGGGTTGGTAGTGCCTTCCCGACTTTGCTTAAAAAAATGACCTTTTCTTGAAAACCATTGAAATTGTGTCAAATCTGTGAGTGAATTCTTATTGTAGATTAAATTTGGCTTATGATGAACTACTTCTTTCAGAAATAGTACTTTTCTTATCCGAATCATATGAGAATTTGTCAAAATCGGCACGTTCAGCCCCGCTCTCCCCTACTAAACCTCACTAAGATTTAGCTCAAGTAAAAAACATCAAGAAGCACATTCTACATATCTCAGTCAGTCACAAATGACTCTGATTATTCGATCATTTACtgtttatttatattgaatgttATTCATTCTATTTATTCTTGACTTCTGAAAAGCTAAGATTTGAAACCAGCTGAACGCTATATGGAGTTTACTCAACAGCGACATGGTGTAATGATACCTTGAACCCAAAAAATCTCTGTCCTTTCTGTTCGTTAATTTTGAACCCGAGAATTTTTGTTTCCATGAAGAATCTTTACTCACCATAAACATACCCATAAATTATAGTTTTCCAGTTTTAAATGGTGCAACTAGCTATATAAACATATACATAAAATGATCTATAAGAACCAAAAagttaatttaataaaaatctcATTATTTGCAGGATGAAATCTGTCGTATTCCACAAGTGACACTGAAATTGAACcatcgaaattttgcaacaTGCTTCTTCACATATTTCCGCTCATTTTGGCGGTAGTCCTCCACCTCGCCAGAGGTATCCAGCAGGAAGATTGGCAACCCTTCCAACCACTATCACAGAGTTATGTAGGACTCACATCTCAAGAATACCAGCAGGCTCCATCGGGAGGTCAGTGCGAGGTCCACAAGATTGGCTTCACTCAGGACCTATACTTCCAATATGTTCAATATAAGACGGACATGCCAGATTTGAAAGAGTTCACCCTCTGTTTCTGGAGCAAATTCTCCAATCATTCCAACGATCATCCACTGTTCTCTTATGCAGGTAAGTTTTCAATCTTTACCTTCAGACAAGATGGTTAAATTTTGAGTAATTCATTAGGTTTTGGCAGTTATTTACCCAATATGTAGTGAAGATTGATACAATTTCTATAATTTGgtgtaatcatcacaaaaaagtaggactagaagaaacaacctgtatctcgaaaacaaagcgtttgccaGCCCAAATTTagatctcattttcctttgtatctccaatttaggaacaccctgtacatagagAATAATAATCCTTAGCGACGTCAGAAACACAGAAATTTCAGCagaagaaagaaaacaaaaatgaggaaagcactgaatCAGGAGCATTAAAACGCTCATTTATTTCGCCCTTGAAGGACTACATATAcgtatatacagttatgtggtctccaaggatgcATATGGTGGatatgaatgaacgagtgatCCAAAGATATTGACTTTACATCAGAGCTGtcttcattttttctttcatttataaatgtaggcttggttaatcgatcgtctagaggtataatttgattacctggcctttccacTTCTCCTCCGTGACTTTGGTTGAATTTGTAATGATTAAACACTTTTTAATtgtatacatatatttacaaagccacatttcagtacaaacacagtagatacggtactgaatttcgtcttacttgagtgttaattactcgaaacgttttcgcatatcacgtcttcgtctttaattctagtttcggtcgtctcgtctttaccTTGTTCGCTACTAGTctcaatctagtccgcgaatcgtcttttcgtcttacgtcttaagtttcaaccgattGAACTCTTACTTCTACTTAGACCGAATTTCTACTGtctctcgactcgaacttacttCGTCTACCCGCTGGAACTTACTCTCaatatcgacttcccttcttcaggcttgaccacacccttagaaaaagtaccatcccctagtccaataagagttttgccgtaccgcccccaaaactcttcgcggattccaggaaatcgaatattctcgaaggactagaacctgatacacagatatgacacatctggtacaaccgtcttgtcttcgatctttcctaaccccCTAAGATTTACAATCGAGTAATCGACCCGACAtgtcttcgacacctcgaagaattgaCACTTCCTTTCTGAATTATATACAaaagcaattcgttccctgtgaattcattgaaactgtcatgccctcgacacttgaagaaactaataggtctccaagcatcctgttgaccgtCTCagttatttacagggaacaataactggatctgACATAATTGAAATACTCATAATTGAACCCTGACACGATTCACCTGCTGATGGTTCCGATGATTTTACTATCAGCTAACTTCACACTGGCAGATAAATTCAGTTAACTGGAACTGAAAGTACCGAACCCTATTTTAACCGAACCAAGTGACTGTTCAGTTGTGTTAGatgttcaaaattttaaatactcgggaaaaaatataaccgaagatgaaatcattttcatttccaaaTCGATCGAAGGGTACGAATGTCAATAACACCTTTACATCTCCCAAAAACCTAATAACACGCCCCTTCCATATTTATATTCGACTGCGAAATGTCTGGGTGAGAGAATCTAATAATGGagaggaaaaaaaaaacttcgacAGCTGAATAACTTCCGACTGCCTCAGAACAGACGAGTACATTTTCGCAGACTTTATTTACGGATGCCCGATAATGATTTTCTTTCGAGAGGCAGTCCGCCGACTAGTTTTCGCGATATTGGATTCCAAGCCACATAATCCGGGCATAAAGCTCACGTTAGGCCCGCTTCACCACAGGAACGgcgcaattttttcttcatcgttTATTTATAGATGTTTCTTAGAATCTTAATTTTTTGAAGAACCATTTGTTCTTTCCTTGTTTGTATCGTTCTTCAAACTTAACTCTAGTTTGGAACCTAACATTCTTCCTCTTCATTGGATCTTTAAGGTCTTTAGGTGTCAGTTTGAGGTCAGAGGTCAAATAAACACTGTACTTGGTTGGCATGATGTGATTGTAATTTATGACCTTAACGAAAGCCTTTATTTTGGATCTCTTGtgactttttccttttttcattcTGCTGTGTACCTTTCTGGGATATCTGTCAATACTTGCAACTAGTGCATGTTCGTATTGTTTTTCGGAAGTTCCATCATCATAGTTTTTAACGATTACGGCTTTCCTTCCTGCGTAACGACCTCCAAGGATCAGTAAGACTTTAccagatttcattattttaccCATCTTGATTGTTGATTTTAACTTGTTACCATAACCAACAATCTCCAACTAAAAGGCATTAGA includes:
- the LOC123678958 gene encoding uncharacterized protein LOC123678958, producing MPNSPGHAHASLIPSAEGTGCQCMCVYSSSTMRNYKRKTQRGTTSQDLLKRAADAVIKDGRKLKTVARELEICHTTLQRYVKKIKSGLTPSVGFKSRMVFSEDQEAQLSEYILKSASIYFGLLPEEVRQLAYQCAVKFNVQHIPPSWHTNGKAGKDWFTNFLKRNSTLAIRTPEATSAGRASSFNRYNVNQFFEKLGDLITKYNLTPSRIWNLDETGVTTVLKPKKILAEKGTKQVGAIVSSERGTLVTVELAVSALGNSIPPMFVFPRLKFKDLFIRGGPPECIGAGNQSGWMTNKEFLVFMDHFIKHTKPSPDEPVLLLLDNHSSHIDIDVIEKAKKNSVILLSFPPHCTHRLQPLDVGVNGPFKAYCSKAQNNWLRTNPGKTMSIYEIPGIVKYALPLAATPINISNAFKKAGIWPYDPNIFTDKDYAPSSVTDRPMPENRPSQDTDHFPVPLNNQERTAEYLNDSNNVGCNIEIETTPSILQQSDCSVEPSGNPEHVGRQCSQETTPCCSFQLPQSSADNNAGDENTIIFSPDLIRPLPKAPPRLVGRNKGRKRKTAVLTDTPEKDALAEEHANKKKKKEIETTKKGKGKCTGQGKQAKRTTKNPAKRRVLQDDDTSDEEQDWYCIICCDAYSNSAPREKWIQCIECKNWAHSQCIDDEESPAFVCPNCYSDQSSIE
- the LOC123678965 gene encoding 60S ribosomal protein L27-like; translation: MGKIMKSGKVLLILGGRYAGRKAVIVKNYDDGTSEKQYEHALVASIDRYPRKVHSRMKKGKSHKRSKIKAFVKVINYNHIMPTKYSVYLTSDLKLTPKDLKDPMKRKNVRFQTRVKFEERYKQGKNKWFFKKLRF